From the Desulforamulus hydrothermalis Lam5 = DSM 18033 genome, one window contains:
- a CDS encoding DnaJ family domain-containing protein — protein MDIFALLAENKIREAMEKGEFNNLPGSGQPLKLDDLSHVPDDLRAGYRLLKNAGVLPEELEIKKEIITLQKLIDYCYDQDEKRQLTKKLNEKILRFNILMENRKTGSAALSYYKQKIYSKLGGY, from the coding sequence ATGGATATCTTTGCACTTTTGGCTGAAAATAAAATTCGCGAAGCTATGGAAAAGGGTGAATTTAACAACCTGCCAGGCAGTGGCCAACCGTTAAAACTTGATGATTTATCGCACGTTCCCGATGATTTAAGGGCAGGCTACAGATTATTAAAAAATGCCGGTGTGTTACCGGAAGAATTAGAAATAAAAAAAGAAATTATAACTCTGCAAAAACTTATTGACTACTGTTACGACCAGGATGAGAAACGTCAATTAACTAAAAAACTTAATGAAAAAATCCTGCGCTTTAATATTCTCATGGAAAACAGAAAGACCGGTTCCGCCGCCTTAAGTTATTACAAGCAAAAAATATACAGTAAACTTGGCGGATATTAA